Part of the Candidatus Delongbacteria bacterium genome, AAGGTGTGGGCGTGTACTTCTGTTCGCAGTTTCCCGATGACCTGCCCGCCGAGGTGCTGGGCCAGCTGGGCAACCGGATCCAGCATGCCCTGCGGGCCTACACCCCGCGCGACCAGAAGGCCGTGCGCACGGCCGCCGAAACCTTCCCGCTCAATCCCGCATTGGATGTGGCCCGCGTGATCGGCGAGCTGGCGGTGGGCGAGGCGCTGGTCTCCACCCTGCAGGAGAAGGGAGTGCCCATGCCCGTGCAGCGCACGCTGATCTGCCCGCCCCGTTGCCGCATGGGCGCGATCACGGCCGAGGAACGCGCTGCCGTGATTTCCCGCAGCCCCGTCAGCGGCCGGTACGACACACGCATCAACCGCGAATCGGCTGCCGAATTGCTGGCGGCCCGCATCGCGCCGGCAACACCGGAGGGACAATCCAGCAAGGCGGCCCCGGAAAGCCCGGGCGCACTCAGCAGCTTTTTCTTCGGCACCAAGTCCCGACAGGGACTGGTGGAGACCATGGCCAAGCAGACCGTGCGGACCATGGGCAACCAGGTCGGGCGCAAACTGCTGCGTGGCCTGCTGGGCGGATTGCTGGGCGGGTCAAGACGCCGCTGAGCCGGCGCGCCCACACCCGGACCGGAACGTGAGCGCTGCAGTGGCAGCGCAGTGAGAGCAACGTGCGACCCTTTGACAACAGGAGCCTTCCTTGCCGCACCGTCACAAGCTGGGCACGGTCCAGCCATTCAGCGCGCTGCGTGATGCGCTGCGCCAGCGGCCCTACGATCTCAATTCCCTGCGCGCGGATCTGCTCGCCGGAGTCTCGGTGGCCATCGTGGCCATTCCGCTGGCCATGGCGCTGGCCATCGCGGTGGGCGTGCCACCCCAGTACGGACTGTATTCGGCGATCATCGGGGGTCTGGTAGCCGCCCTCGCCGGTGGCTCACGCTACAGCATCAGTGGCCCCACCGCGGCATTCGTGGTGGTGCTGGCCCCCATCGCCAGCACCTACGGCATGGCCGGTCTGGCCACCGCGGGCCTGCTGGCCGGCGGACTGCTGGTGGCCATGGGCCTGGCCCGCATGGGACGGCTGGTGGAGTACGTGCCCGAACCGGTCACGGTGGGCTTCACCAGCGGCATCGCGCTGGTCATCGCCGTGTTGCAGCTGAACGATCTGCTGGGGCTGGGCGTGCGCGGGCTGCCCGAGCACTTCCTGGGCAAGGTGGCCAGTCTGCTGGCCGCCCTGCCACAGGCCAGCTGGGCGCCCCTGCTGGTGGCGGCGATCACGCTGCTGGTCAAGATCTTCTGGCCCCAGAAGCGGCTGCTGCTGCCCGGCTACGCGCCCGCGATCTTCGCCGGTACCATGGCCGCCCTGCTGCTGGCCTGGAGCGGGCATCCGGTGGACACCATCGGCACCCGTTTCGCGTATGTGATTGACGGCATGAGCGGACACGGCATTCCCCAGGCCATGCCCCGGCTCGCCTTGCCCTGGCTGCTGCCCGGTCCCGAGGGCGGCAGTTTCATTCTGGACATGGCCACCTTTCGCGCCCTGCTGCCCGCCGCGGTCACCATCGCCATGCTGGGTGCCATCGAATCCCTGCTGTGTGCGGTGGTGCTGGACCGCTCGACGCGCACGCGCCACCATTCCAACGGCGAACTGGTGGGCGCCGGCATGGCCAACATGGTCGCGCCCTTTTTCGGCGGCATTCCGGTGACGGCCGCGATCGCGCGCTCGGTGGTCAACGTCAAGGCCGGAGCACGCACTCCGCTGGCGGCAGCCTTTCACGCGCTCTTCGTGCTGCTGGGCGTGTTGCTGATGGCGCCCCTGCTGGCGTTCGTGCCCATGGCCGCGATGGCCGCCGTGCTGCTGGTGGTGGCCTGGAACATGAGCGAGGCGCACACGGCCCTGCTGCTGATGCGCCGGGCCTCGCGCGCCGACCGCCTGGTGCTGCTGGTCTGCTTCTCGCTGACCGTGATCTTCGACATGGTGATCGCCATCGGAGTGGGCATGGTGCTGGCCGCGTTCCTCTTCATGCGGGACATCGCGCGCTTCACCCAGGTGCGCGAGCTGGACAGCGATCCGGTTCTGGCCACCACTCCGCTGCCCGAAGGCTGGCGCGTGGTCAGCATCAACGGAGCCATGTTCTTCGCGGCCGCCGAGCGCATTCTGGCCCAGCTGCTGGAGCAGAGCCCGGACGGCAGCGGCCTGATCATCGATGGCGATGGCATCACCCTGCTGGACGCGGGCGGCGTGAGCGCTCTCGAGCGCTTCGAGGAGGAGTGCGAGGAACGGAGGATCCGTGTGCTGTTGAGCGGCCTGACCGCCCAGCCCGCGCGTGCCGCCCGGGACGCGCGCATCGGCCAGAAGCCCGGAGTGCTCAGCCTGCTGCCTCACCTTTCCATCGCCGTCGAGACGGCCCGCAACGAGGAAACGACGGCGGGCAAGCGGTCCTGATTCCAGTCGCCGCACACATCGATGGCAGCACACAAGGAGACTCCATGAGCTTTCGCCTGCCCCGCGCATCACGCAAGTCCCTGGCCAGCTGTTGGGGAGTGCTGTTCCTGCTGCTGTGTCTGCCGGCCGGGCTGCTGGCCCAGCGTCCGCTGAACCTGGATTTCGAACTGCCGGGCGCCGCCGGTCCCGGGCGACCCTGGGGCTGGAGCACGGGCTGGTCGGCCTTCGGTCAGGACACGGGTGAAACCTTCGCGCTGGATTCTCTGATCGTGCATGAGGGTCGGTTTTCCTTGCGTGTCTTCCAGTCCGACAGCTGTTCAGGGGAGCCGCAAGCGCTGCTGCTGCAATTGCCTGCCGACTTCGCCCGCGGGCACCAGCTGTCCCTGACCGCCTGGCTCAGGACCGAGGATGTTCGCGGCACGGCCCAGCTGAATCTGGAAGGCTGGAAGCCGATGCAGGTGGCATTCGTGGATTCGGTGGCCATCGTCGGGTCGCCCGATTCACCGCGGAGCTCCGACTGGACTCGGTTCAAGCTGAGCCTCGGGGTGCCCGACGATCCCGAACTGCATTCGATCGCCCTCACCGTGGCCCTGAGCGGGCCGGGACGGGTCTGGTTCGACGGACTGGCTCTGAGTGTGGACGGACGGCCCATGGACGCGCTGCCCACCGGGGGCGATCCTCCGGATGCCGCCCAGCTCGCATGGCTTGCCGGATACAGTCAGGTGCTGGACTCCGTGGACCCTGCAGCCGACGCCAGCGATCTGGCCCTGTTCCGGGCGATGGTGGACGATGCCCGGCTGGTGGGACTGGGCGAATCGACCCACGGCACCCGCGAGTTCTTTCGCCTGAAACACCGGCTGCTGCGTTTTCTGGTCATGGAAGCGGGCTTTCGTGCCTTTGCCATCGAAGCCAACCAGGCGGCCGTGGAACAGGTGAACGACTGGATCCAGGGCGGCCCGGGGCGTGCGGAAGACGTGATGCGCACCCTGTTCAAGGTCTGGAACACCGAAGAAGTTCGCGCACTGGTGCAGTGGCTGCGCGACTGGAATCTGCAGCATCCGGGGGACAGCGTGCGGTTTCTGGGCTACGACATGCAGGACAACCGGGTCCCCGCCGATTCGCTGCGCGCCTTCCTGGCAGAGCATGATCCAGGTCTGATGCCCGATGCGGAGCGCCTGCTGGGAGAGTTTGTCACACAGCCCGGTAGCTTCACTCCCGATGTGGCCGACAGCACGCGCGCCCGCTGGTATGACCAGACTCGCGCGCTTTGTGCACTGCTGGATTCAAGGGCAAGCGACTGGCTGGGCGAGGCACGCACAGGGCACGACAGTCTGCGGGTGGCCTGGGCACTCCAGAATGCCAGCCTGCTCAGTCAGGCCGCCCGCTTGAACGCGAGCCTGTACTCGCCCGACCGTGATTCGCTGATGGCCGCCAATCTGGACTGGGCGCTGCGCGTGCTGGTGCCCGGACGGCGCACGGTGATCTGGGCCCATGACATGCACATCAGCCGCGGGGGAGATCCGTCACTCAGTTTCAATGCGGGCGCCCAGATGGGGGCCGAACTGGACCGGCGACACGGGGCCGACTATCGCGCCTTCAGCTTGCTGACCTGGCAGGGCTGGTACAGCGCCACGCGCAGCATGAGTGATCACCGGATGGTGCGCGCGCGTGCCTTGCCCGCCCCCGCCGGTAGCGCCGAGAGCGTGTTGCATGAGCTGCCCGCCTGCGCCGCGGGCATCGGCTGTCTGGTGGACCTGCGACCCG contains:
- the dauA gene encoding C4-dicarboxylic acid transporter DauA → MPHRHKLGTVQPFSALRDALRQRPYDLNSLRADLLAGVSVAIVAIPLAMALAIAVGVPPQYGLYSAIIGGLVAALAGGSRYSISGPTAAFVVVLAPIASTYGMAGLATAGLLAGGLLVAMGLARMGRLVEYVPEPVTVGFTSGIALVIAVLQLNDLLGLGVRGLPEHFLGKVASLLAALPQASWAPLLVAAITLLVKIFWPQKRLLLPGYAPAIFAGTMAALLLAWSGHPVDTIGTRFAYVIDGMSGHGIPQAMPRLALPWLLPGPEGGSFILDMATFRALLPAAVTIAMLGAIESLLCAVVLDRSTRTRHHSNGELVGAGMANMVAPFFGGIPVTAAIARSVVNVKAGARTPLAAAFHALFVLLGVLLMAPLLAFVPMAAMAAVLLVVAWNMSEAHTALLLMRRASRADRLVLLVCFSLTVIFDMVIAIGVGMVLAAFLFMRDIARFTQVRELDSDPVLATTPLPEGWRVVSINGAMFFAAAERILAQLLEQSPDGSGLIIDGDGITLLDAGGVSALERFEEECEERRIRVLLSGLTAQPARAARDARIGQKPGVLSLLPHLSIAVETARNEETTAGKRS
- a CDS encoding erythromycin esterase family protein, with the protein product MSFRLPRASRKSLASCWGVLFLLLCLPAGLLAQRPLNLDFELPGAAGPGRPWGWSTGWSAFGQDTGETFALDSLIVHEGRFSLRVFQSDSCSGEPQALLLQLPADFARGHQLSLTAWLRTEDVRGTAQLNLEGWKPMQVAFVDSVAIVGSPDSPRSSDWTRFKLSLGVPDDPELHSIALTVALSGPGRVWFDGLALSVDGRPMDALPTGGDPPDAAQLAWLAGYSQVLDSVDPAADASDLALFRAMVDDARLVGLGESTHGTREFFRLKHRLLRFLVMEAGFRAFAIEANQAAVEQVNDWIQGGPGRAEDVMRTLFKVWNTEEVRALVQWLRDWNLQHPGDSVRFLGYDMQDNRVPADSLRAFLAEHDPGLMPDAERLLGEFVTQPGSFTPDVADSTRARWYDQTRALCALLDSRASDWLGEARTGHDSLRVAWALQNASLLSQAARLNASLYSPDRDSLMAANLDWALRVLVPGRRTVIWAHDMHISRGGDPSLSFNAGAQMGAELDRRHGADYRAFSLLTWQGWYSATRSMSDHRMVRARALPAPAGSAESVLHELPACAAGIGCLVDLRPARQEAGGAWLRQPRPLRSIGYAAWDWGFELQAVLPLEFDGVFLITDSSASHMLR